A window of Maniola jurtina chromosome W, ilManJurt1.1, whole genome shotgun sequence contains these coding sequences:
- the LOC123879817 gene encoding transcription initiation factor TFIID subunit 4-like, with translation MPPPPLPQRRATRPRPIRRRVFVRSSDTLEAIIASGQATLAARAAAAMNSPAVGAGEESFAASPLALSPAPSSPASSLPAIAWPASPADPRAADPRAPAPRTDFRAVAPRHDPRAAAPPVAVPSRADPRAAASRADVSAAPRAVPAPASAATPTAAPRASLQPAAPATLSPSPHAPRFPAPQDNIAVGRFPSPPQRRGEKTPAFTPPNMPALSPEPMETAPASEPGPSYAAAAAAAKRPKTTPSGTAPVRAPAPAPAAAATVDPSKTPKPKAARYPPLIVEVLPDWPTHFRELKRLLGHAPNGRPFGKGVRFIPKSDQEFRAIQRYLTQLESASGISWFCYSLPAERSLKVAIRGLPANTEPELVEAELRELGYVPEHVRTIPARPGRPGCLMFAQLQRTPDITPGIYEVHELLCMPGITIEAWRGRKGPAQCHRCQQWRHSSVNCHRPLVCVACAGNHAARDCPRPKEEPPTCANCGDAHTANNANCPVFRKELRNRRAGTVARTAPAHAAAAASTTEANAPGSLMAAANQPQQQPGRKRRRRRGKRAQPRHDTAPAAPQPSAKRPTAAASAAPAAPQPPTKRPTAAAPAPPAAQSKPTVVAAPARETKAKRKGAPRPAPQPAPGHLDSRLTKVIGTLHQVLLAIQEQRDPAPLILACIMELCSSE, from the coding sequence ATGCCACCACCGCCGCTTCCGCAGCGCCGCGCGACGCGCCCGCGCCCCATCCGCCGCAGGGTGTTCGTCCGATCGTCGGACACCCTGGAGGCCATCATTGCATCGGGCCAGGCAACCCTCGCCGCCCGCGCTGCAGCAGCCATGAACAGTCCGGCAGTCGGCGCCGGCGAAGAATCCTTCGCCGCGAGCCCACTCGCACTTTCACCGGCTCCATCCTCCCCGGCCTCATCGCTGCCGGCCATCGCCTGGCCGGCTAGCCCAGCCGACCCACGCGCCGCCGACCCGCGCGCCCCCGCGCCCCGCACCGATTTTCGCGCTGTGGCGCCTCGCCACGACCCGCGCGCGGCCGCGCCGCCTGTCGCCGTGCCGTCCCGCGCCGACCCGAGAGCGGCCGCGTCTCGCGCTGACGTGAGCGCCGCCCCGCGCGCCGTACCCGCGCCCGCGTCCGCGGCCACAccgaccgccgcgccgcgcgcatcTCTCCAACCCGCCGCGCCGGCGACTCTCTCTCCGTCGCCGCACGCGCCGCGCTTCCCGGCCCCACAGGACAACATTGCTGTGGGCCGTTTTCCCTCTCCGCCGCAAAGGAGAGGAGAGAAAACACCGGCCTTCACTCCACCAAATATGCCGGCCCTGTCTCCGGAACCCATGGAGACCGCGCCGGCGAGTGAGCCCGGCCCCTCCTACGCAGCTGCTGCGGCCGCTGCAAAGAGGCCCAAGACGACCCCGTCGGGCACCGCTCCAGTGCGCGCTcctgcgcccgcgcccgccgccgccgccaccgtcGACCCCAGCAAGACGCCGAAGCCGAAGGCCGCCCGCTACCCTCCGCTGATCGTGGAGGTGCTGCCGGACTGGCCCACTCACTTCCGCGAGCTGAAGAGGCTCCTCGGCCATGCTCCCAACGGACGCCCATTTGGCAAGGGTGTCCGCTTTATACCCAAGTCGGACCAGGAGTTCCGCGCCATCCAGCGCTACCTTACGCAGCTGGAGAGCGCCAGCGGAATCTCCTGGTTCTGCTACTCGCTGCCGGCTGAAAGGAGCCTCAAAGTCGCGATCCGCGGTCTGCCGGCGAACACAGAGCCGGAGCTCGTCGAGGCAGAGCTGCGCGAGCTCGGATACGTCCCCGAGCACGTGAGGACGATCCCCGCGCGTCCAGGCAGGCCTGGATGCCTCATGTTCGCGCAGCTGCAGCGGACACCAGACATCACACCGGGCATATACGAGGTGCACGAGCTCCTCTGTATGCCCGGCATCACTATTGAGGCCTGGCGTGGCAGGAAGGGGCCCGCCCAATGCCACAGGTGCCAGCAGTGGCGGCACAGTTCGGTAAACTGTCACCGACCCCTAGTCTGCGTGGCCTGTGCGGGAAACCACGCAGCCAGGGACTGTCCGCGCCCCAAAGAAGAGCCGCCGACGTGCGCCAACTGTGGCGACGCGCACACGGCGAACAACGCCAACTGCCCCGTGTTCCGCAAGGAGCTGCGGAACCGTAGGGCGGGCACTGTCGCGCGCACCGCACCGGCgcacgccgccgccgccgcctcgaCAACCGAGGCCAACGCACCCGGCTCGCTCATGGCTGCCGCCAACCAGCCACAGCAGCAACCGGGCCGCAAGCGCCGCCGCAGACGTGGCAAGCGCGCGCAGCCGCGCCATGACACGGCGCCGGCCGCGCCACAGCCCTCTGCCAAGCGCCCGACGGCGGCCGCATCCGCGGCTCCCGCCGCGCCACAGCCTCCTACCAAGCGCCCGACGGCGGCTGCACCCGCGCCGCCAGCCGCCCAGTCCAAGCCCACCGTGGTCGCCGCTCCCGCGAGGGAGACGAAGGCGAAGCGGAAGGGCGCGCCGCGCCCGGCACCTCAGCCGGCCCCCGGCCACTTGGACTCCAGACTTACCAAAGTCATCGGCACCCTACACCAGGTTCTGTTGGCAATCCAGGAGCAGCGTGATCCAGCCCCGCTGATCCTCGCCTGCATCATGGAGCTCTGCAGCTCTGAGTGA